The following are encoded together in the Sphingomicrobium clamense genome:
- a CDS encoding CPBP family intramembrane glutamic endopeptidase, which produces MTDAVSQPLWKKTVDFPLVAMIIALLVIAVVVFTVGEVMAVLTPQVGETAGQLLGAVIVITLSFLAYKLVIRHLGERKHDDLRAENAVRDLGLGIGGSFLLMAAIVGIAAVFDVYNIVGEGGFSDFVFLFAGAGLIAGFMEELIFRGILFRWIEEFAGSWAALVLTALFFGFAHDANPNATTFSSIAISIEAGLLLGAAYMWTRSLWLPIGIHFGWNMTQGFVFDVPVSGNDVEGLVTAELSGPELLSGGAFGLEASLIALVLATAAGLWMLKQAMDKGEVMAPWWVRRKQALSAPTAPAEE; this is translated from the coding sequence ATGACCGATGCAGTGAGCCAGCCGCTCTGGAAGAAGACCGTCGATTTTCCATTGGTGGCGATGATCATCGCGCTGCTGGTGATCGCGGTCGTGGTCTTCACGGTTGGCGAGGTCATGGCGGTGCTGACGCCGCAAGTCGGCGAGACGGCCGGCCAGCTGCTCGGCGCGGTAATCGTGATCACCTTGTCCTTCCTCGCCTACAAGCTGGTCATCCGGCACTTGGGCGAGCGCAAGCATGACGACCTGCGCGCCGAGAATGCCGTTCGCGATCTCGGGCTGGGCATCGGCGGCTCGTTCCTGCTGATGGCGGCGATCGTGGGGATCGCGGCGGTGTTCGACGTCTACAATATCGTCGGCGAGGGGGGCTTTTCGGATTTCGTTTTCCTGTTCGCGGGGGCGGGGCTGATCGCAGGCTTCATGGAAGAGCTGATCTTTCGCGGCATCCTGTTCCGCTGGATCGAGGAGTTTGCGGGCAGCTGGGCGGCGCTGGTGCTGACCGCGCTCTTCTTCGGCTTCGCGCACGATGCCAATCCCAATGCGACGACCTTTTCCTCGATCGCGATTTCGATCGAGGCGGGGCTGCTGCTGGGGGCGGCCTATATGTGGACGCGGTCCTTGTGGCTGCCGATCGGGATCCATTTCGGCTGGAACATGACGCAGGGATTCGTGTTCGACGTGCCGGTGTCGGGCAACGACGTCGAAGGGCTGGTGACGGCGGAGTTGTCGGGGCCGGAGTTGCTGTCGGGCGGGGCGTTCGGGCTGGAGGCGTCGCTGATCGCGCTGGTGCTGGCGACCGCGGCGGGGCTGTGGATGCTCAAACAAGCGATGGACAAGGGCGAGGTGATGGCGCCGTGGTGGGTGCGGCGCAAACAGGCGCTCAGCGCGCCCACGGCTCCTGCGGAGGAGTGA
- a CDS encoding DUF1570 domain-containing protein — MNKFGLGLLAGVAGMVAFPAAADAQWKRAETPHFIIYSEESSDKLEDFARELELFDGAYRMARGVPNRELDEGNKVRVFAVETLNEVEEAAGGASGVAGFYIPRLSGPVAVVPRVGGGNNARGITPEVIFYHEYTHHLMFETLYSPMPAWLREGFAEFFGTAEVDVDKSQVELGRPAMHRADQLQYVNPVPMEQMLGDDLDYSDFRDVTSVYAWGWKLTHYLTFEESRAGQLDNYIAGLMRGEEPVAAAKAAFGDLDRLGGEMRGYRKKQRLPYVRLDVPRLPDNAVRIRDVTPGMEMAMPAYMRSQVGVSSEEEAQAVVDDVLKAARAHPDDAMVQRVLAEAQYDLRNFDKAKEAAERAIELDPELVDAHLYIAKIAMARVNPPDSWEEIERQVEEAKKKAEAKKKGEKYEEPEKVEKDKPDLDPDVRYALFQEAREHIQIARDLAPKDPEPLYMFYDTFVEEGVAPPMVALQGLIQAVQLAPYDTEARFEGAKALLTHNNTKDAEVLLSAIAYNTHGLGSAKAARAMIDLIREGKTEAAIAIDPEDFSGDEDEEEEGAEA; from the coding sequence ATGAACAAGTTTGGGTTGGGGCTGCTTGCCGGTGTGGCGGGCATGGTGGCATTTCCGGCGGCGGCGGATGCACAGTGGAAGCGCGCGGAAACGCCGCACTTCATCATCTATTCGGAAGAATCGAGCGACAAGCTCGAAGACTTCGCGCGCGAACTGGAATTGTTCGACGGCGCCTACCGCATGGCGCGCGGCGTTCCCAATCGCGAACTGGACGAAGGCAACAAGGTCCGGGTGTTCGCGGTCGAAACGCTGAACGAGGTCGAAGAAGCCGCAGGCGGCGCAAGCGGGGTCGCGGGCTTCTACATTCCGCGCCTCTCGGGTCCGGTCGCGGTCGTCCCGCGCGTAGGGGGCGGCAACAACGCCCGCGGCATCACGCCCGAGGTGATCTTCTACCACGAATACACCCATCACCTGATGTTCGAGACGCTCTACAGCCCGATGCCGGCATGGCTGCGCGAAGGCTTTGCGGAGTTTTTTGGCACTGCAGAGGTCGACGTCGACAAGAGCCAGGTGGAGCTGGGCCGACCGGCCATGCACCGCGCGGACCAGCTGCAATATGTCAATCCGGTCCCGATGGAGCAGATGCTCGGCGACGATCTCGACTATAGCGATTTTCGCGACGTGACGTCGGTCTATGCCTGGGGCTGGAAGCTGACGCACTATCTGACGTTCGAGGAGAGCCGCGCCGGCCAGCTCGACAACTATATCGCCGGCCTGATGCGCGGCGAGGAGCCGGTCGCGGCGGCCAAGGCTGCCTTTGGCGACCTCGATCGACTGGGCGGCGAGATGCGCGGTTATCGCAAGAAGCAGCGCCTGCCCTACGTCCGCCTCGACGTACCGCGCCTGCCTGACAATGCGGTGCGCATTCGCGACGTCACGCCCGGCATGGAAATGGCCATGCCCGCTTATATGCGCTCGCAGGTCGGCGTCTCGAGCGAGGAAGAAGCGCAGGCCGTTGTCGACGACGTGCTCAAGGCGGCGCGTGCCCATCCCGACGACGCGATGGTGCAGCGCGTGCTGGCCGAGGCGCAGTATGACCTGCGCAATTTCGACAAGGCCAAGGAAGCGGCCGAACGCGCGATCGAGCTCGATCCCGAGCTGGTCGATGCGCATCTCTATATCGCCAAGATCGCCATGGCGCGCGTGAACCCGCCCGACAGCTGGGAAGAAATCGAACGCCAGGTCGAGGAAGCCAAGAAAAAGGCGGAAGCGAAAAAGAAGGGCGAGAAGTATGAGGAGCCCGAGAAAGTCGAGAAGGACAAGCCCGATCTCGACCCCGACGTGCGCTACGCGCTGTTCCAGGAGGCTCGCGAGCATATCCAGATTGCCCGCGACCTCGCGCCCAAGGATCCCGAGCCGCTCTACATGTTCTACGACACGTTCGTCGAAGAAGGCGTCGCGCCGCCGATGGTCGCGCTACAGGGACTGATCCAGGCGGTTCAGCTTGCGCCCTATGACACCGAAGCACGGTTCGAGGGTGCCAAGGCGCTGCTGACCCATAATAACACCAAGGACGCCGAGGTCCTGCTCTCGGCCATCGCGTACAATACGCACGGCCTTGGCTCGGCGAAGGCCGCGCGGGCGATGATCGACCTCATCCGCGAAGGCAAGACCGAGGCCGCGATCGCGATCGACCCCGAAGACTTTTCGGGCGACGAGGACGAAGAGGAAGAGGGCGCCGAAGCCTAG
- a CDS encoding cryptochrome/photolyase family protein, which produces MATLIPVLGDQLSLDLSSLDVEDRSDCIVLMMEVWDEATYVRHHQQKIALIFSAMRHFAEELREGGYEVDYVKLDDDDNSGSFTGEVERALARHDIDAIRITEAGEYRVMDAIEGWSDTFELPVDIRPDTRFVCSLDEFTAWAQSRDGGLRMEYFYRDMRRKTGLLMDGDEPVEGRWNFDHENRDSADPDTDFPPRPTFEPDAITRDVMDLVASRFGNHFGDLESFTWPVTAAEAKDALEQFLDHRLPCFGATQDAMLTGEDFLNHALLSTSINLGLLDPLYVCERAERRYNDGKVPIEAAEGFIRQIIGWREYIRGIYWWEGEGYGEENYFDAKRDLPDFYWTGETDMHCMAEAVRATREHAYAHHIQRLMVLGNFALLAGIEPRQVQDWYLVVYADAYEWVEMPNVVGMALFADGGAMASKPYAASGNYINKMSDYCSSCRYNVSKKTGEDACPFNALYWHFLDRHRDKLSSNHRLGRIYSNWDRMDDARRQEYRDSADAFLKTLTPPQEPWAR; this is translated from the coding sequence ATGGCGACCCTTATTCCCGTCTTAGGCGACCAGCTGAGCCTCGATCTTTCCTCGCTCGATGTCGAGGACCGCTCGGATTGTATCGTCCTCATGATGGAGGTCTGGGACGAGGCGACCTATGTCCGCCACCACCAGCAGAAAATCGCGTTGATCTTCTCTGCCATGCGTCACTTCGCCGAGGAATTGCGCGAGGGCGGTTACGAGGTCGATTACGTCAAGCTCGACGATGACGACAATTCAGGCAGCTTTACCGGCGAGGTCGAGCGCGCGCTGGCTCGCCACGACATTGATGCCATCCGCATCACCGAAGCGGGCGAATATCGCGTGATGGACGCGATCGAGGGTTGGTCGGACACATTCGAGCTCCCCGTCGACATCCGCCCCGATACGCGCTTCGTCTGCAGCCTCGACGAATTCACCGCCTGGGCGCAGAGCCGCGACGGTGGGCTGCGCATGGAATATTTCTATCGCGATATGCGTCGCAAGACCGGGCTCCTCATGGACGGCGACGAGCCCGTTGAAGGTCGCTGGAACTTCGACCACGAAAATCGCGACAGTGCCGATCCCGACACCGACTTCCCGCCCCGCCCCACCTTCGAGCCCGACGCCATCACGCGCGACGTCATGGACCTCGTCGCCAGCCGCTTCGGCAACCATTTCGGCGACCTCGAAAGCTTTACCTGGCCGGTGACCGCCGCCGAGGCCAAAGACGCACTCGAACAGTTCCTCGACCACCGCCTCCCCTGTTTCGGCGCGACGCAGGATGCGATGCTCACGGGCGAGGACTTCCTCAACCACGCGCTCCTCTCGACCTCGATCAATCTCGGCCTGCTCGACCCGCTTTACGTCTGCGAGCGCGCCGAGCGGCGCTACAATGACGGCAAGGTCCCGATCGAAGCCGCCGAGGGCTTCATCCGCCAGATCATCGGCTGGCGCGAATATATTCGCGGCATCTATTGGTGGGAGGGGGAAGGCTATGGCGAAGAGAATTACTTCGACGCCAAGCGTGACCTGCCCGACTTTTACTGGACCGGCGAGACCGACATGCACTGCATGGCCGAAGCCGTCCGCGCCACCCGCGAGCATGCTTACGCCCACCATATCCAGCGGCTCATGGTGCTCGGCAATTTCGCACTGCTTGCCGGGATCGAGCCACGCCAGGTCCAGGACTGGTACCTCGTCGTCTACGCCGACGCCTACGAGTGGGTCGAGATGCCCAACGTCGTCGGCATGGCGCTCTTCGCCGACGGCGGCGCGATGGCGTCCAAGCCCTACGCGGCTAGCGGCAACTACATCAACAAGATGTCCGATTATTGCAGTTCATGCCGCTATAACGTCAGCAAGAAGACCGGCGAGGACGCCTGCCCCTTCAACGCGCTCTACTGGCACTTTCTCGACCGCCACCGCGACAAGCTCTCCAGCAACCACCGCCTCGGCCGCATCTATTCCAACTGGGACCGGATGGATGACGCGCGTAGGCAAGAGTATCGCGACAGCGCCGACGCCTTCCTGAAAACGCTCACTCCTCCGCAGGAGCCGTGGGCGCGCTGA
- a CDS encoding F0F1 ATP synthase subunit delta, which produces MNSSGGIRASLAGRYASALFGLAREENEIDTVAANLDSLRAALAESNDLDALIASPAMTRDDAARATQAIAREFKLHRLTANFLGVLAENGRLDQLGAASEAFATLVADHKGEARAEVTSARALSTDQLAALQKKLSARVGRDVTLDTSVDPDLLGGLKVQLGSELIDATVRTKLNTLAQAMKG; this is translated from the coding sequence GTGAATAGCAGCGGCGGCATCCGGGCCAGCCTGGCGGGGCGTTACGCTTCGGCCTTGTTCGGCCTGGCACGTGAGGAAAACGAAATCGACACGGTCGCGGCGAATCTCGATTCGCTTCGCGCGGCTCTGGCCGAATCGAACGATCTCGACGCGCTGATCGCGTCGCCCGCGATGACCCGCGACGATGCGGCGCGCGCGACCCAGGCGATCGCCCGCGAGTTCAAGCTGCACCGGCTGACCGCCAACTTCCTCGGCGTGCTCGCCGAGAATGGCCGTCTCGACCAGCTCGGCGCCGCGAGCGAAGCGTTCGCCACGCTCGTCGCCGATCACAAGGGCGAGGCCCGCGCCGAAGTGACCAGCGCCCGCGCGCTGTCAACCGACCAGCTCGCCGCGCTCCAGAAGAAGCTTTCGGCCCGCGTGGGCCGCGACGTGACGCTCGACACCAGCGTCGATCCCGATCTCTTGGGTGGCCTCAAGGTCCAGCTCGGTTCCGAACTGATTGACGCCACCGTCCGTACCAAACTCAACACCCTCGCCCAGGCGATGAAAGGCTAA
- a CDS encoding GNAT family N-acetyltransferase, protein MFHLARSRAAAQQQAMGKRTTHEGELSRDDVQALLAQHFAEMRADSPPDACHVMTAERLDDPAILVLTLREENGTLAAVCALRTLDDDHGEIKSMRAADHARGTGAGKVMLDALIDRAKAAGMTRLSMETGNSPLFAAANRLYEGAGFTRCGPFAGYRPTPFTHFFTKRIA, encoded by the coding sequence ATGTTTCACCTTGCCCGCAGCCGCGCCGCGGCGCAGCAGCAGGCCATGGGCAAACGCACGACCCACGAGGGCGAACTGAGCCGCGACGACGTGCAGGCGTTGCTAGCGCAGCATTTTGCCGAGATGCGCGCCGACAGCCCGCCCGATGCCTGCCACGTGATGACGGCCGAGCGGCTTGACGACCCGGCGATTCTCGTCCTGACGCTGCGCGAAGAAAACGGAACGCTCGCCGCGGTCTGCGCACTGCGCACGCTCGATGACGACCATGGCGAGATCAAGTCGATGCGCGCTGCCGATCACGCGCGCGGCACGGGCGCGGGCAAGGTCATGCTCGACGCCTTGATCGATCGGGCGAAAGCGGCCGGGATGACGCGTCTGTCGATGGAAACCGGAAACAGCCCGCTCTTTGCTGCCGCCAACCGGCTCTACGAAGGTGCGGGCTTTACGCGATGCGGTCCGTTTGCGGGCTACCGCCCGACCCCGTTCACCCACTTCTTCACGAAGCGCATCGCTTAG
- a CDS encoding alpha/beta hydrolase — MRNFILSLFLTIGLVLLMLFALQRTMIYPGTSRDASDWSAPPAGYEVVQLATEDELRLKAFFRPAREGGKTLIFFHGNGDSARNSASWVDGALGPDDGALFVSYRGYAGNPGAPSEEGLKRDARAALRFVRKQGVDDGDIVIGGFSIGTGVASRLALDGKFAGLILIAAFTSLPDAASAAFPFLPNKLLLRDKFTTKGRIAKASGKVLLIHGANDGIVPASHSERLARLRPDATFVRIEGAGHNDIAAGALPVMADWLANLD, encoded by the coding sequence ATGCGCAATTTCATTCTCAGCCTTTTCCTGACGATCGGACTGGTTCTTCTTATGCTTTTCGCCCTGCAACGCACGATGATCTACCCCGGCACGAGTCGCGATGCGAGCGACTGGAGCGCGCCGCCCGCAGGCTATGAGGTCGTCCAGCTCGCAACCGAGGACGAGCTGCGCCTGAAGGCTTTCTTCCGCCCTGCCAGGGAAGGCGGCAAGACCCTCATCTTCTTTCACGGCAATGGCGACAGTGCGCGCAACAGCGCCTCGTGGGTGGACGGGGCGCTGGGGCCCGACGATGGCGCGCTGTTCGTTTCCTATCGCGGCTATGCCGGCAATCCCGGCGCGCCGAGTGAAGAGGGGCTGAAGCGCGACGCAAGAGCGGCCTTGCGCTTCGTGCGCAAGCAGGGCGTGGACGACGGCGACATCGTGATCGGCGGCTTCTCCATCGGCACGGGGGTGGCGAGCCGGCTGGCGCTCGACGGGAAGTTTGCCGGGCTGATCCTGATCGCGGCCTTCACGTCATTGCCCGACGCGGCATCGGCGGCCTTTCCCTTCCTGCCGAACAAGCTGCTCCTGCGCGACAAGTTCACGACCAAGGGCCGGATCGCCAAGGCATCGGGAAAAGTGCTTCTGATCCATGGCGCGAATGACGGGATCGTGCCCGCTTCCCACAGCGAACGGCTCGCGCGGCTTCGCCCCGATGCGACCTTCGTGCGGATCGAGGGCGCGGGGCATAACGACATTGCCGCGGGCGCCCTGCCGGTGATGGCCGACTGGCTGGCCAATCTCGACTAA
- the ada gene encoding bifunctional DNA-binding transcriptional regulator/O6-methylguanine-DNA methyltransferase Ada, translating to MILNDDERWARVKARDRRADGLFVTGVLTTGIYCRPSCAARHPKRSNVRFFDDGRAAQGAGLRACKRCHPDDVAPDEAAVAKAVELLEAGPATLEELGAATGYSPGHLQRVFKRAMGVSPAAYARARRKGRADEALSRETRVTDAIYEAGYEAPSRFYEDRKGKGMSASAWKKGGAGATIRYAVVDSAMGPMLVAATDKGICRLSFGEDEAALTKRFPKATILPDDGKIADWVAGAVQAVEAPLAMPDLPLDVAGTAFQEAVWQELRKIPPGETRSYAELAAAVGKPGAVRAAGSANGANHVSVLIPCHRVVRSDGSLGGYAWGLEIKKRLLEAEGVTPDQAKLDL from the coding sequence ATGATTCTGAACGACGACGAACGATGGGCCCGGGTGAAGGCGCGCGACCGACGCGCGGATGGGCTGTTCGTGACCGGGGTGCTGACCACGGGTATCTATTGTCGGCCGTCCTGCGCGGCGCGGCATCCCAAGCGGTCCAATGTCCGCTTTTTCGATGACGGGCGCGCGGCGCAGGGGGCGGGGCTGCGGGCATGCAAGCGCTGCCACCCCGACGATGTCGCACCCGATGAAGCGGCGGTGGCCAAGGCGGTCGAACTGCTCGAGGCAGGCCCCGCGACGCTCGAGGAGCTGGGGGCGGCGACCGGCTACTCGCCCGGCCATCTCCAGCGCGTTTTCAAGCGGGCGATGGGCGTGTCGCCCGCCGCCTATGCGCGGGCTAGGCGCAAGGGCAGGGCGGACGAGGCGTTGAGCCGAGAGACGCGCGTCACCGACGCGATTTACGAGGCCGGCTACGAAGCGCCGAGCCGATTTTACGAGGACCGGAAGGGCAAGGGCATGAGCGCGAGCGCGTGGAAGAAAGGCGGGGCGGGCGCGACGATCCGCTACGCCGTGGTCGACAGTGCGATGGGGCCGATGCTGGTCGCGGCGACCGACAAGGGCATCTGCCGACTGAGCTTCGGCGAGGACGAGGCGGCGCTGACGAAGCGTTTCCCCAAGGCGACGATCCTGCCCGATGACGGGAAAATCGCCGATTGGGTCGCGGGCGCGGTGCAGGCGGTCGAAGCCCCGCTCGCCATGCCCGACCTACCGCTCGACGTGGCGGGCACCGCGTTCCAAGAGGCGGTGTGGCAGGAGTTGCGCAAGATCCCGCCGGGCGAGACGCGCAGCTATGCCGAACTGGCGGCGGCGGTCGGCAAGCCGGGCGCGGTCCGCGCCGCGGGCAGCGCCAACGGAGCCAATCATGTCTCGGTGCTGATCCCCTGTCATCGCGTGGTGCGCTCGGACGGGAGCCTTGGCGGCTATGCCTGGGGGCTGGAGATCAAGAAGCGGTTGCTCGAGGCCGAGGGCGTGACGCCCGACCAGGCGAAGCTCGACCTTTAG
- the atpA gene encoding F0F1 ATP synthase subunit alpha: MDIRAAEISRVIKDEIKNFDADAKVTEVGSVLSVGDGIARVHGLDNVQAGEMVEFEGGVQGMALNLEHDNVGVVIFGSDREVTEGSTVKRTGTIVDVPVGKGLLGRVVDALGNPIDGKGPIDATERSRVEVKAPGIIPRKSVHEPVQTGLKALDALVPVGRGQRELIIGDRQTGKSAVAIDTFINQKNVNKSDNESEKLYCIYVAVGQKRSTVAQIVKQLEENGAMEYSIVVAATASEPAPLQFLAPYTGCAMGEYFRDNGMHAVIVYDDLSKQAVAYRQMSLLLRRPPGREAYPGDVFYLHSRLLERAAKMNEDNGAGSLTALPIIETQAGDVSAYIPTNVISITDGQIFLETDLFYQGIRPAISVGLSVSRVGGAAQTKAMKKVAGSIKLELAQYREMAAFAQFGSDLDAATQKLLARGARLTELLKQPQFQPMPMEEQVVSIYAGTNGFIDDVKVEDVTRYEAAMLSYIRSDHADILNTIRETKKLEDDTAAKLKDALEAFGKQFA, translated from the coding sequence ATGGATATCCGCGCCGCTGAAATTTCCCGCGTCATCAAGGACGAAATCAAGAATTTCGACGCTGACGCCAAGGTGACCGAAGTCGGTTCCGTCCTCTCGGTCGGTGACGGCATCGCCCGTGTCCACGGCCTCGACAACGTCCAGGCCGGTGAAATGGTCGAATTCGAAGGCGGCGTGCAGGGCATGGCGCTCAACCTCGAGCATGACAATGTCGGCGTCGTCATCTTCGGTTCCGACCGTGAAGTGACCGAAGGCTCGACCGTCAAGCGGACCGGCACCATCGTCGACGTCCCCGTCGGCAAGGGCCTGCTCGGCCGCGTCGTCGACGCGCTCGGCAACCCGATCGACGGCAAGGGCCCGATCGACGCGACCGAACGCAGCCGCGTCGAAGTCAAGGCGCCGGGCATCATCCCGCGTAAGTCGGTGCACGAGCCGGTCCAGACCGGTCTCAAGGCATTGGACGCGCTCGTCCCCGTCGGCCGCGGCCAGCGCGAACTGATCATCGGCGACCGCCAGACCGGTAAGTCGGCCGTCGCCATCGACACGTTCATCAACCAGAAGAACGTCAACAAGTCGGACAATGAGAGCGAGAAGCTCTACTGCATCTACGTCGCCGTCGGCCAGAAGCGCTCGACCGTCGCGCAGATCGTCAAGCAGCTCGAAGAAAATGGCGCGATGGAATATTCGATCGTCGTCGCCGCGACCGCTTCGGAGCCCGCACCGCTGCAGTTCCTCGCGCCCTACACCGGCTGCGCTATGGGCGAGTATTTCCGCGACAACGGCATGCACGCCGTAATCGTCTATGATGACCTTTCGAAGCAGGCCGTCGCCTACCGTCAGATGTCGCTCCTGCTGCGCCGCCCGCCGGGCCGCGAAGCCTATCCGGGCGACGTCTTCTACCTGCATAGCCGCCTGCTCGAGCGTGCGGCGAAAATGAACGAAGACAATGGTGCCGGGTCGCTGACCGCGCTGCCGATCATCGAAACGCAGGCGGGCGACGTGTCGGCCTACATCCCGACCAACGTGATCTCGATCACCGACGGCCAGATCTTCCTCGAAACCGACCTCTTCTACCAGGGCATCCGCCCCGCCATTTCGGTCGGCCTCTCGGTCAGCCGCGTCGGCGGCGCCGCCCAGACCAAGGCGATGAAGAAGGTTGCGGGCTCGATCAAACTCGAACTTGCCCAGTATCGCGAAATGGCCGCCTTCGCCCAGTTCGGTTCGGACCTCGACGCTGCGACGCAGAAGCTGCTCGCACGCGGTGCCCGCCTTACCGAGCTGCTCAAGCAGCCGCAGTTCCAGCCGATGCCGATGGAAGAGCAGGTCGTCTCGATCTACGCCGGTACCAACGGCTTCATCGATGACGTGAAGGTCGAGGACGTGACCCGCTACGAGGCCGCGATGCTCAGCTACATCCGTTCGGATCATGCCGACATCCTCAACACCATCCGCGAGACCAAGAAGCTCGAGGACGACACGGCTGCCAAGCTCAAGGACGCGCTCGAAGCGTTCGGCAAGCAGTTCGCTTAA
- a CDS encoding F0F1 ATP synthase subunit gamma: MASLKDLKGRINSVKSTQKITKAMKMVAAAKLRRATERAEAGRPYAQRLSDVMSSLAARITVGPQSPKLIAGTGKDDAHLIIVVTADKGLAGAFSSNIVKAAKAKADELIADGKDVMFYVVGRKSKPILNRFFPGKVVGQHDTMGIKNPSYSDAQAIADDIIDRFNSGRFDVAHLAYAEFKTTLSQIPQVDQIIPVKPAEVQETDAASAAVEYEPGEEEILADLLPKNVAIQIYRAQLENQAGFYGSQMTAMDNATRNAGDMINRLSIQYNRQRQAAITTELVEIISGAEAL; this comes from the coding sequence ATGGCCAGCCTCAAAGACCTCAAGGGACGGATCAACTCGGTCAAGTCGACCCAGAAGATCACCAAGGCGATGAAGATGGTCGCCGCGGCGAAGCTTCGCCGTGCGACCGAACGCGCCGAGGCCGGACGTCCCTATGCGCAGCGCCTGTCCGACGTCATGTCGAGCCTCGCCGCGCGTATCACCGTCGGCCCCCAGTCGCCCAAGCTCATCGCGGGCACGGGCAAGGACGACGCGCATCTCATCATCGTCGTGACCGCCGACAAGGGGCTCGCGGGCGCCTTCAGCTCGAACATCGTCAAGGCCGCGAAGGCCAAGGCGGACGAACTGATCGCCGATGGCAAGGACGTCATGTTCTACGTCGTCGGCCGCAAGTCGAAGCCGATCCTCAATCGCTTCTTCCCCGGCAAGGTTGTCGGCCAGCACGACACGATGGGCATCAAGAACCCGTCCTACAGCGACGCGCAGGCGATCGCCGACGACATCATCGACCGCTTCAATTCCGGTCGCTTCGACGTCGCGCATCTCGCCTACGCCGAATTCAAGACCACCCTGTCGCAGATCCCGCAGGTCGACCAGATCATCCCGGTCAAACCCGCCGAGGTCCAGGAAACCGACGCTGCCTCCGCCGCGGTCGAATATGAGCCGGGCGAAGAGGAAATCCTCGCCGACCTGCTGCCCAAGAACGTCGCGATCCAGATTTATCGCGCGCAGCTGGAAAACCAGGCCGGCTTCTACGGCTCGCAGATGACCGCGATGGACAATGCGACGCGCAACGCAGGCGACATGATCAATCGCCTGTCGATCCAGTATAACCGCCAACGCCAGGCGGCGATCACCACCGAACTCGTCGAAATCATTTCGGGCGCCGAAGCGCTCTAA